One Palaemon carinicauda isolate YSFRI2023 chromosome 5, ASM3689809v2, whole genome shotgun sequence DNA window includes the following coding sequences:
- the LOC137640783 gene encoding uncharacterized protein, translating into MYCDGSVNGVRVGCGVIVREYYEENVSVDEIMSKRIEDRTSTTAAELHAIHEGLKLVKNKRKDVFVFVDCQSALLALNSKSPVDIDLANGCKELVCAMERNGNFLNFFWVPSHAGIDLNEVADKLAKDATNKEDVDIESTVSLNRVKKGMRLKRCV; encoded by the coding sequence ATGTACTGCGATGGTTCTGTTAATGGTGTAAGGGTTGGATGTGGAGTTATTGTACGGGAATATTATGAGGAAAATGTATCTGTTGATGAGATTATGTCTAAAAGAATTGAGGACAGAACTTCTACAACTGCTGCTGAATTACACGCCATTCACGAAGGGCTGAAAttagtaaaaaataagaggaaggatgtatttgtgtttgttgattGTCAAAGTGCTTTGCTCGCCCTCAATAGTAAAAGTCCTGTAGATATTGACTTGGCCAATGGATGTAAAGAACTGGTTTGTGCTATGGAACGAAAtggaaattttcttaattttttctgggTACCTTCACATGCGGGTATTGATTTAAACGAGGTTGCTGATAAACTTGCTAAGGACGCCACCAATAAAGAGGATGTTGACATAGAGAGTACTGTGAGTCTAAATAGAGTTAAGAAAGGAATGAGGCTTAAGAGATGTGTATAG